The following are encoded in a window of Flavobacterium sp. WC2421 genomic DNA:
- a CDS encoding glycoside hydrolase family 25 protein: MRKKIVRQRKTTVIRKSKKRSSVFSGRLLRFSIGLFVILFVFTIAYHYRDGLAYYFSFKSNHTSQLEAEEKRISDVRNFQVLEKSEGKVVGLDVSEYQGNINWKKMDSLENKYPIHFVFIRATVGSDRLDKGFEENWLGAKKNKFIRGAYHYYRPNENSLEQADLFIKTVSLKKGDLPPVLDIEKLPKNQSLSRLKIGLKRWLKRVEQHYKVKPIIYTGEKYYEDFLKEEFGDYLFWIANYNFYREEIDSDWLFWQFTEKASIAGIKGNIDVNIYNGDLQQLRFITVE, translated from the coding sequence ATGAGAAAAAAAATCGTTAGACAAAGAAAAACAACTGTAATTCGTAAGTCCAAGAAGCGTTCCTCCGTTTTTTCTGGACGCCTTTTACGATTTTCTATAGGGCTATTTGTTATTCTTTTTGTTTTTACAATTGCCTATCATTATCGAGATGGTTTGGCCTATTATTTTAGCTTTAAATCGAATCATACGTCACAATTGGAAGCAGAGGAGAAGCGAATTTCTGATGTTCGAAATTTTCAAGTTTTAGAGAAAAGTGAGGGTAAGGTTGTAGGGTTGGATGTTTCTGAATATCAGGGTAATATCAATTGGAAAAAGATGGATTCTTTAGAAAATAAATATCCAATTCATTTTGTTTTTATTAGAGCAACTGTCGGTAGCGATAGACTGGATAAAGGTTTTGAAGAGAATTGGCTTGGCGCCAAAAAAAATAAGTTCATCCGTGGTGCTTACCATTATTATCGTCCAAACGAAAATTCACTTGAACAAGCCGATCTTTTTATAAAAACGGTTTCTTTAAAAAAAGGAGACTTACCTCCAGTTTTGGATATTGAAAAATTGCCTAAAAATCAATCACTGAGCCGACTTAAAATAGGTTTGAAACGTTGGTTGAAAAGAGTTGAGCAACATTATAAAGTGAAACCAATTATTTATACTGGAGAGAAATATTATGAAGATTTTTTAAAAGAAGAGTTTGGTGATTATCTATTTTGGATAGCCAATTATAATTTTTACAGAGAGGAAATTGATTCCGATTGGTTATTTTGGCAATTTACAGAGAAAGCTTCAATAGCTGGCATAAAAGGAAATATTGATGTCAATATATATAATGGTGATTTACAGCAGCTGCGGTTTATTACTGTTGAGTAA
- a CDS encoding exopolysaccharide biosynthesis polyprenyl glycosylphosphotransferase, whose product MHKNKIHFEISERKTILYLFDIVFVLTVLYFVGNLFDLEYLKYSVGNLYWALFLVIYLNVFGTIFEMYNLQVSSNEYQILKSTLLTVSTTVLVYLLTPFFSPVLPSNRLQILVFYAVIFITLILWRLFYVKYLASNRFLQNAVLICDKDEVEELILGLENIDPHYKIVAYVSADTLVNDDFEQHHYVQHIKRDDLALFVKLNGISEIVIASKNTQGITSELYLQLLSLLESGKIIREYTQVYESKTYRIPVQYMARDFYRFFPFSRSNHNKLYLSVVRVFEIVISLIGLTIGVVLFPFILLGNTLANQGKLFYSQERIGKDSQVFKILKFRTMVKNAESNGAVFATTNDVRVTRFGKFLRKTRIDELPQFINILKGEMAVIGPRPERPHFVKEIAAIMPFYETRHVIKPGLTGWAQVNYAYGETIDDSLIKLQYDLYYIKHRSFYLDLNITLKTITTVLFYRGQ is encoded by the coding sequence ATGCACAAAAACAAAATACATTTTGAAATCTCAGAAAGGAAAACTATACTGTATCTGTTTGATATTGTTTTTGTATTAACTGTTTTATATTTTGTTGGAAATCTATTCGACTTAGAGTATTTGAAATATTCGGTTGGAAATTTGTATTGGGCTTTGTTCCTAGTCATCTACCTTAATGTTTTTGGAACTATTTTTGAGATGTATAACTTACAGGTATCTAGTAATGAATATCAAATATTAAAAAGCACCTTGCTAACCGTTTCTACCACTGTTCTCGTTTATCTCCTTACTCCCTTTTTTTCACCTGTTTTACCTTCTAATCGATTGCAGATTTTAGTTTTTTATGCCGTTATTTTTATTACTTTAATTCTTTGGAGGTTGTTTTATGTTAAGTATTTGGCATCGAATCGATTTCTACAAAATGCTGTGCTCATATGTGATAAAGATGAAGTAGAGGAGTTAATTTTAGGATTAGAAAACATTGATCCCCATTACAAAATCGTGGCTTATGTTAGTGCTGATACCTTAGTCAATGACGACTTTGAGCAACATCATTATGTGCAACATATTAAAAGAGATGACTTGGCATTATTTGTTAAGTTAAATGGGATATCGGAAATTGTAATTGCATCTAAAAATACACAAGGAATTACATCTGAATTATACCTTCAATTGCTATCACTTCTGGAGTCCGGTAAAATTATTAGAGAATATACACAAGTATATGAGAGTAAAACATATCGGATTCCTGTGCAATATATGGCAAGAGATTTTTATCGTTTTTTTCCATTTAGTAGGAGTAATCATAATAAATTATACCTTTCCGTTGTAAGAGTATTTGAAATTGTTATTTCTTTAATTGGGTTAACCATTGGTGTTGTTCTTTTTCCATTTATACTCTTAGGGAATACTTTGGCCAATCAAGGGAAATTATTTTATAGTCAAGAACGAATAGGGAAAGATAGTCAGGTGTTTAAGATATTAAAATTCCGAACAATGGTAAAAAATGCAGAATCCAATGGAGCTGTTTTTGCTACTACAAATGATGTTCGAGTTACTCGTTTTGGAAAATTTTTAAGAAAAACTAGAATAGATGAGCTTCCTCAGTTTATCAATATCTTAAAAGGAGAGATGGCTGTAATTGGTCCACGGCCTGAACGTCCTCATTTTGTCAAGGAAATTGCAGCAATCATGCCTTTTTATGAAACTAGACATGTCATAAAGCCTGGTCTTACGGGTTGGGCTCAGGTGAATTATGCTTATGGTGAAACGATTGACGATAGTTTGATTAAGCTACAATATGATCTTTACTATATAAAACACCGTAGCTTTTATTTGGATTTAAATATTACGCTTAAAACAATAACTACTGTTTTATTTTATAGGGGACAATAA
- a CDS encoding DUF4105 domain-containing protein translates to MKTSLLKKIILTFTFLSTINATFSQTAILSENAKVSVLTCGTGNESYSLFGHTAIRITDAPNFIDLVYNYGAFDFNTPNFVPKFVKGDLQYFAVTHSFNDFMNEYRYEKRSVYEQELDIPLPLKQKLFDNLNTSLASGESHYTYKFIDKNCTSMVVDVINKTLDTTAVVKNTDTDITYRTILYPYFEYHFYEKLGTSIIFGKKVDELGTRIFLPFELLKSLKTIRFQNHLLANESKILLESNEVQENSWWNNIYTYLLLLGFIILINKKGINQFYFLTMGILGLFFIFIGFYSSHHELGYNYNVLLFNPALLVLAYFYFKNNRKGILNLAFFNLFSLAIYLLILINKAHLMIVMPLIVTTGVLVIKLVIQNKHMSIVVNR, encoded by the coding sequence ATGAAGACCTCTCTTTTAAAAAAAATAATTTTAACCTTCACTTTTCTAAGCACAATAAACGCTACTTTTAGTCAAACTGCTATTTTATCCGAAAATGCAAAAGTCAGTGTTTTGACCTGTGGGACGGGTAATGAATCCTACTCCCTTTTTGGACATACTGCTATCCGAATTACAGATGCTCCCAATTTTATTGATCTGGTATATAATTATGGCGCTTTTGATTTTAACACCCCTAATTTCGTACCCAAATTTGTCAAAGGAGACTTACAGTATTTTGCAGTCACCCATTCTTTCAATGATTTCATGAATGAATACAGGTATGAAAAAAGATCTGTTTATGAGCAGGAATTAGATATCCCTTTACCATTAAAGCAAAAATTGTTTGATAATTTAAATACTTCATTAGCATCTGGCGAAAGTCATTATACTTATAAATTTATCGACAAAAACTGTACCTCGATGGTGGTGGACGTGATTAATAAAACACTAGACACTACTGCAGTTGTAAAAAACACAGATACTGATATTACATACAGAACAATTCTTTACCCCTATTTTGAATATCACTTTTATGAGAAACTAGGAACGAGCATCATTTTTGGAAAAAAAGTGGATGAGTTGGGTACACGTATCTTTTTACCTTTTGAACTACTCAAAAGCTTAAAAACAATTCGTTTTCAAAATCACCTTCTCGCTAATGAAAGCAAAATTCTTTTGGAATCAAATGAAGTACAGGAAAACTCATGGTGGAATAATATATATACGTACTTACTACTTCTTGGATTTATTATTTTAATCAATAAAAAAGGAATAAATCAATTCTATTTTTTAACGATGGGAATATTGGGATTATTCTTTATTTTTATAGGGTTTTACTCCTCTCATCATGAATTAGGATACAACTATAATGTACTCTTATTCAACCCCGCCTTATTAGTTCTTGCCTATTTTTATTTTAAAAATAACCGAAAAGGGATTTTAAACTTGGCTTTTTTCAACCTATTTTCTTTAGCGATTTACCTCCTTATACTAATAAACAAAGCGCACCTGATGATTGTTATGCCTTTGATAGTAACTACGGGAGTACTTGTAATAAAGTTGGTAATACAAAACAAACATATGTCGATTGTCGTCAACCGTTAA
- a CDS encoding PorV/PorQ family protein has product MNIGVDAAALGMANTAVASTHDVNAVYWNPAGLMQLEDSQIGLMHANYFANIAQYDYIAYASPIDDRSAWGISLIRFGVDDILNTTELIDSQGNIDYNRISLFSTADYGFTFSYARKLPVQGFQYGVNAKVIRRIIGKFADSWGFGFDIGLQYEKNDWKLGIMVRDITTTYNVWNIDEKEYQKIADAIPGQNQDLPESTEITAPKAQLGLSKKFIIRYDYSLLAAANLNMRFSKTNDIFSNDFVSIDPALGFEFGYLDLVFLRAGVSNFQNIQQLDNTKKVGFQPNIGLGFKYKGIQVDYALTDLGNQSAALYSNIFSLKVDLSLFRN; this is encoded by the coding sequence ATGAATATCGGCGTAGATGCCGCTGCTTTAGGTATGGCCAATACAGCTGTAGCATCAACACATGATGTTAATGCTGTATATTGGAATCCTGCAGGATTAATGCAGCTTGAAGACTCACAAATTGGATTAATGCATGCCAATTATTTTGCTAATATTGCCCAATATGACTATATCGCTTACGCAAGTCCTATAGACGACCGAAGCGCTTGGGGTATTTCCTTAATCCGTTTTGGGGTGGATGATATTTTAAATACAACTGAATTAATTGACAGCCAAGGTAATATTGACTACAATAGAATTAGTCTTTTTTCGACAGCCGATTATGGATTTACTTTTTCTTACGCTCGCAAACTACCTGTTCAAGGATTTCAATATGGAGTAAATGCAAAAGTTATTCGACGCATCATTGGTAAATTTGCTGATTCTTGGGGATTTGGGTTTGATATTGGATTGCAATACGAAAAAAACGACTGGAAATTGGGAATAATGGTTCGTGACATTACAACAACCTATAACGTATGGAATATTGACGAGAAAGAATACCAAAAAATTGCAGACGCCATTCCTGGTCAAAATCAAGACCTTCCTGAAAGTACAGAGATTACGGCCCCAAAAGCACAATTGGGTCTTTCAAAAAAATTTATCATTCGGTATGACTATAGTCTTTTGGCTGCAGCCAATTTAAATATGCGCTTTTCAAAGACAAACGATATATTTTCGAATGATTTTGTTAGTATTGATCCTGCCTTAGGTTTCGAATTTGGCTACTTAGACTTGGTTTTTTTGCGTGCTGGCGTAAGTAATTTTCAAAACATCCAACAATTGGATAATACTAAAAAAGTAGGATTTCAACCCAATATAGGACTCGGATTTAAGTATAAGGGAATTCAAGTAGATTATGCCTTAACCGATTTAGGAAATCAAAGTGCCGCTTTATATTCCAATATTTTTTCACTAAAAGTGGATTTATCTCTTTTTAGAAACTAA
- a CDS encoding DUF5808 domain-containing protein, whose amino-acid sequence MNPEDKPTKETLNKWHKDPKNWKLGVFYYNKEDKRILPPKRMAWAGWTVNFANSISVALFVITIIIIISLALFSSK is encoded by the coding sequence ATGAATCCAGAAGATAAACCAACTAAAGAAACGCTTAATAAATGGCACAAAGATCCTAAAAACTGGAAGTTAGGTGTGTTTTATTATAATAAGGAAGACAAAAGAATTTTACCACCAAAAAGAATGGCTTGGGCAGGATGGACAGTTAATTTTGCTAATAGCATTTCTGTAGCTCTTTTTGTAATTACAATTATTATTATAATCAGTCTGGCTTTATTTTCATCAAAATAA
- a CDS encoding phosphatidylcholine/phosphatidylserine synthase, whose translation MNIKKHIPNSITLLNLFCGCIAIVLVSEKDFEMAFYMVCLGIFFDFFDGFFARLFKVSGPLGLQLDSLADMVTSGVVPGYIMYFLLTNSQHEISSNPWMPFLGFIITLGSCYRLAVFNLDTRQTNSFIGLPTPANALFILSLPLVLKYSDSLLVLEFLTNQWVLLAITLFSASILNAEIPLFSLKIKKFNLKDNALQIVFLFLSFLLLIFFQFSGIPLIIIGYVLLSVVSNIFKLDEKKNR comes from the coding sequence ATGAATATTAAGAAACACATTCCAAACAGTATTACTTTGCTAAACCTATTCTGTGGCTGTATTGCTATTGTCTTAGTGTCTGAAAAGGATTTTGAAATGGCTTTTTATATGGTTTGCCTTGGAATCTTTTTTGATTTTTTTGATGGTTTTTTTGCTCGATTATTTAAAGTGTCCGGTCCTTTGGGTTTGCAATTGGATTCATTAGCGGATATGGTAACTAGTGGCGTTGTGCCAGGGTATATTATGTATTTTTTACTGACTAATAGCCAACATGAAATTTCATCTAATCCATGGATGCCTTTCTTGGGGTTTATTATCACCTTGGGATCCTGTTATCGATTGGCGGTATTTAATTTAGATACCCGTCAGACGAATTCTTTTATTGGTCTACCAACTCCTGCAAATGCCTTATTTATTTTGAGTTTGCCTCTAGTATTAAAATATTCAGATTCTCTACTTGTACTTGAGTTTTTGACTAATCAATGGGTTTTATTGGCCATTACACTTTTTAGTGCTTCTATTTTGAATGCTGAGATTCCTTTATTTTCTTTAAAAATTAAAAAATTCAATCTTAAAGATAATGCACTTCAAATTGTCTTTTTGTTTCTTTCTTTTTTGTTGTTGATCTTCTTTCAATTTTCAGGAATTCCTTTGATTATCATAGGGTATGTTCTATTATCTGTAGTGAGTAACATCTTTAAATTAGATGAGAAAAAAAATCGTTAG
- a CDS encoding carboxymuconolactone decarboxylase family protein yields MAAIIEEFNEYRSKMNEKLLADNNKIVKRIFNLDTNAYAAGALDVKTKELLGLVASAVLRCDDCVKYHLETSYKEGVTKEEMMEAMGIATLVGGTIVVPHLRRAYEFWEALEEESK; encoded by the coding sequence ATGGCTGCTATAATAGAAGAATTCAATGAATACCGTTCTAAAATGAACGAAAAATTACTGGCTGACAATAATAAAATTGTAAAGCGAATATTCAACTTAGATACCAATGCTTATGCTGCTGGTGCGCTTGATGTAAAAACCAAAGAACTTTTAGGTCTTGTTGCTTCGGCTGTTTTACGTTGTGACGATTGTGTAAAATACCATTTAGAAACCAGTTATAAAGAAGGTGTGACCAAAGAAGAAATGATGGAAGCAATGGGAATTGCCACTTTAGTTGGCGGAACCATTGTTGTTCCACATTTGCGTAGAGCCTATGAATTTTGGGAGGCATTGGAAGAAGAATCTAAATAA
- the lptB gene encoding LPS export ABC transporter ATP-binding protein: protein MILRAENLIKTYKGRSVVKGISVEVNQGEIVGLLGPNGAGKTTSFYMIVGLVKPNSGNIYLDDLNITDYPMYKRAQQGIGYLAQEASVFRKLSIEDNILSVLQLTTLSKEEQEAKMESLISEFSLEHIRTNRGDLLSGGERRRTEIARCLATDPKFILLDEPFAGVDPVAVEDIQRIVAQLKNKNIGILITDHNVQETLAITDKTYLMFEGGILKAGIPEELVEDEMVRRVYLGQNFELRKKKIEF, encoded by the coding sequence ATGATTTTAAGAGCCGAAAATTTAATAAAAACGTACAAAGGAAGAAGTGTTGTAAAAGGCATTTCGGTTGAAGTAAATCAAGGAGAAATCGTAGGTTTACTAGGTCCTAATGGAGCTGGAAAAACAACCTCTTTTTACATGATTGTTGGCTTGGTTAAACCCAATTCAGGTAATATTTATTTGGATGACTTGAACATCACGGATTATCCCATGTACAAGAGAGCACAACAAGGAATTGGCTATTTGGCTCAAGAAGCATCTGTTTTTAGAAAACTAAGTATCGAAGACAATATCTTAAGTGTTTTACAACTGACTACGCTTTCAAAAGAAGAACAGGAAGCCAAAATGGAAAGCTTAATTTCTGAATTTAGCTTAGAGCACATTCGCACCAATCGGGGAGATTTACTGTCGGGAGGAGAACGTCGCCGTACTGAAATTGCGCGTTGTTTAGCAACCGACCCAAAATTCATTTTACTCGATGAACCTTTTGCTGGAGTTGACCCCGTTGCCGTAGAAGATATTCAGAGAATTGTAGCCCAGTTAAAAAATAAAAATATCGGAATTTTAATTACCGATCACAATGTTCAAGAAACATTAGCTATTACTGATAAAACCTATTTGATGTTTGAAGGTGGCATCTTAAAAGCGGGTATTCCAGAAGAATTAGTGGAAGACGAAATGGTACGTAGAGTATATCTAGGGCAGAATTTTGAATTACGTAAAAAGAAAATTGAGTTTTAA
- the tatC gene encoding twin-arginine translocase subunit TatC has product MAKKNQNEMSFLDHLEDLRWLLVRSTVAIIIMAFFTYFISDYLFDVVIFGPTRPSFFTYTFFCELSHSIGFADSICITEMPFIIQNTEMEGQVNVFIWICILAGFILSFPYILWEIWKFISPALYTNEKKNAKIFIFFSSLLFFLGVLFGYFVVIPMSVNFVATFTVSDVVKNQFTLDSYIGMVKTSVLASGLFFELPIIIYFLTKLGLVTPTFLRTYRKYAIVLVLIIAAIVTPPDVVSQTIVAIPMLLIYEASIWISVFVVKNKKD; this is encoded by the coding sequence ATGGCAAAGAAAAACCAAAACGAAATGTCGTTTTTAGATCATCTTGAAGATTTAAGATGGTTATTAGTAAGAAGTACAGTCGCAATTATCATCATGGCATTTTTCACCTATTTCATAAGTGATTATTTGTTTGATGTAGTAATATTTGGACCAACAAGACCTTCTTTTTTTACCTATACTTTTTTCTGTGAATTATCGCATTCTATAGGTTTTGCAGATAGTATTTGCATCACCGAAATGCCATTTATCATTCAGAACACAGAAATGGAAGGGCAAGTTAATGTGTTCATATGGATTTGTATACTTGCGGGATTTATTTTAAGTTTCCCCTATATACTATGGGAAATATGGAAATTTATCAGTCCAGCACTTTATACAAATGAAAAGAAAAATGCTAAAATATTCATCTTCTTCTCTTCTTTACTTTTCTTTTTAGGAGTGCTATTTGGATATTTTGTTGTGATCCCTATGTCCGTGAATTTCGTTGCAACCTTTACCGTGAGTGATGTGGTAAAAAATCAATTTACACTAGATTCTTATATTGGAATGGTTAAAACATCCGTTTTAGCAAGTGGATTGTTTTTTGAATTACCTATAATCATCTATTTCTTGACTAAATTAGGACTTGTAACTCCTACTTTTTTAAGAACATATAGAAAATATGCAATTGTATTGGTACTAATCATTGCTGCAATTGTTACTCCTCCTGATGTGGTGAGTCAAACTATTGTAGCTATCCCGATGTTATTAATCTACGAAGCAAGTATCTGGATTTCAGTATTTGTTGTTAAAAATAAAAAAGACTAA